Proteins co-encoded in one Helicoverpa zea isolate HzStark_Cry1AcR chromosome 18, ilHelZeax1.1, whole genome shotgun sequence genomic window:
- the LOC124638768 gene encoding NAD kinase-like isoform X4: MNEQDLMVARALAAESKENSPGGSPGPLRKTILTNLAEKLNTFRRTRSLNAPSPIQQFGPCGRIMKNSAMVMQIQDPASQRLTWYKPPLTVLVIKKVHDATILAPFVQLVHWLVHDKSMVVFVEAAVLDDRLLAEYGDFSSVKERLMTFRAGTDDLTDKIDFIICLGGDGTLLHASSLFQQSVPPVMAFHLGSLGFLTPFEFNNFQDQVMNVLEGHAALTLRSRLQCVVLRKSRDDKDGKEKKKPTTILVLNEVVVDRGPSPYLSNIDLFLDGKHITSVQGDGLIVSTPTGSTAYAVAAGASMIHPSVPAIMVTPICPHSLSFRPIVVPAGVELKIALSPDARNAMWVSFDGRNRQALQHGDSLYVTTSVYPVPSICAQDQISDWFDSLAECLHWNVRKKQKQIDELSDMTHSSSDNLEELDHNHHDERPADT, encoded by the exons aAGGACGCGGTCCCTGAACGCACCGTCACCGATCCAACAGTTTGGACCATGCGGAAGGATAATGAAAAACTCGGCCATGGTTAT GCAAATCCAGGACCCGGCGTCGCAGCGGCTGACGTGGTACAAGCCGCCGCTGACGGTGCTGGTCATCAAGAAAGTGCACGACGCCACCATCCTGGCGCCTTTCGTGCAACTGGTGCACTGGCTGGTTCAT GACAAGAGCATGGTAGTCTTCGTGGAAGCAGCAGTTTTGGATGACAGACTGTTAGCCGAGTACGGAGACTTCTCTTCAGTGAAGGAACGGCTGATGACCTTCAGGGCTGGCACTGATGATCTCACAGAtaagattgacttcatcatctGTTTGGGCGGTGATGGCACGCTGTTGCATGCGAGCTCGCTGTTCCAG CAATCAGTCCCTCCTGTGATGGCATTCCACTTGGGTTCTCTAGGGTTCCTAACACCCTTCGAGTTCAATAACTTCCAGGATCAAGTCATGAACGTTCTGGAAG GTCACGCAGCCCTAACGTTACGTTCGCGTCTACAATGCGTGGTTTTGCGCAAGAGTCGCGACGACAAAGACGGTAAAGAGAAGAAGAAGCCCACTACGATACTGGTGCTCAACGAGGTGGTGGTAGATCGGGGACCTTCGCCTTACCTGTCCAATATCGACCTGTTTCTAGATGGGAAGCATATCACTTCGGTACAGGGAGACG GCCTAATAGTATCGACGCCAACTGGCAGCACAGCATACGCGGTGGCTGCCGGCGCCAGCATGATACACCCGTCAGTTCCCGCCATCATGGTGACGCCCATCTGCCCCCACTCCCTCTCCTTCAGGCCTATCGTTGTACCCGCTGGAGTCGAACTCAAG atCGCTCTGTCCCCGGACGCGCGAAACGCGATGTGGGTGTCATTCGACGGGCGCAACCGACAAGCGTTGCAGCACGGAGATAG CCTGTACGTGACGACGTCAGTGTACCCCGTCCCGTCAATATGCGCGCAGGACCAAATCTCCGACTGGTTCGACTCTCTCGCCGAGTGCCTGCACTGGAACGttcgcaaaaaacaaaaacaaatcgaCGAACTCAGCGACATGACCCACTCCTCCAGCGATAACCTCGAGGAATTGGACCACAACCATCATGACGAGAGACCAGCTGACACATGA
- the LOC124638768 gene encoding NAD kinase-like isoform X7, whose protein sequence is MLRRQFSHESGKTELVKAREEYFDRRRTRSLNAPSPIQQFGPCGRIMKNSAMVMQIQDPASQRLTWYKPPLTVLVIKKVHDATILAPFVQLVHWLVHDKSMVVFVEAAVLDDRLLAEYGDFSSVKERLMTFRAGTDDLTDKIDFIICLGGDGTLLHASSLFQQSVPPVMAFHLGSLGFLTPFEFNNFQDQVMNVLEGHAALTLRSRLQCVVLRKSRDDKDGKEKKKPTTILVLNEVVVDRGPSPYLSNIDLFLDGKHITSVQGDGLIVSTPTGSTAYAVAAGASMIHPSVPAIMVTPICPHSLSFRPIVVPAGVELKIALSPDARNAMWVSFDGRNRQALQHGDSLYVTTSVYPVPSICAQDQISDWFDSLAECLHWNVRKKQKQIDELSDMTHSSSDNLEELDHNHHDERPADT, encoded by the exons aAGGACGCGGTCCCTGAACGCACCGTCACCGATCCAACAGTTTGGACCATGCGGAAGGATAATGAAAAACTCGGCCATGGTTAT GCAAATCCAGGACCCGGCGTCGCAGCGGCTGACGTGGTACAAGCCGCCGCTGACGGTGCTGGTCATCAAGAAAGTGCACGACGCCACCATCCTGGCGCCTTTCGTGCAACTGGTGCACTGGCTGGTTCAT GACAAGAGCATGGTAGTCTTCGTGGAAGCAGCAGTTTTGGATGACAGACTGTTAGCCGAGTACGGAGACTTCTCTTCAGTGAAGGAACGGCTGATGACCTTCAGGGCTGGCACTGATGATCTCACAGAtaagattgacttcatcatctGTTTGGGCGGTGATGGCACGCTGTTGCATGCGAGCTCGCTGTTCCAG CAATCAGTCCCTCCTGTGATGGCATTCCACTTGGGTTCTCTAGGGTTCCTAACACCCTTCGAGTTCAATAACTTCCAGGATCAAGTCATGAACGTTCTGGAAG GTCACGCAGCCCTAACGTTACGTTCGCGTCTACAATGCGTGGTTTTGCGCAAGAGTCGCGACGACAAAGACGGTAAAGAGAAGAAGAAGCCCACTACGATACTGGTGCTCAACGAGGTGGTGGTAGATCGGGGACCTTCGCCTTACCTGTCCAATATCGACCTGTTTCTAGATGGGAAGCATATCACTTCGGTACAGGGAGACG GCCTAATAGTATCGACGCCAACTGGCAGCACAGCATACGCGGTGGCTGCCGGCGCCAGCATGATACACCCGTCAGTTCCCGCCATCATGGTGACGCCCATCTGCCCCCACTCCCTCTCCTTCAGGCCTATCGTTGTACCCGCTGGAGTCGAACTCAAG atCGCTCTGTCCCCGGACGCGCGAAACGCGATGTGGGTGTCATTCGACGGGCGCAACCGACAAGCGTTGCAGCACGGAGATAG CCTGTACGTGACGACGTCAGTGTACCCCGTCCCGTCAATATGCGCGCAGGACCAAATCTCCGACTGGTTCGACTCTCTCGCCGAGTGCCTGCACTGGAACGttcgcaaaaaacaaaaacaaatcgaCGAACTCAGCGACATGACCCACTCCTCCAGCGATAACCTCGAGGAATTGGACCACAACCATCATGACGAGAGACCAGCTGACACATGA
- the LOC124638768 gene encoding NAD kinase-like isoform X8, with the protein MLRRQFSHESGKTELVKAREEYFDRRRTRSLNAPSPIQQFGPCGRIMKNSAMVMQIQDPASQRLTWYKPPLTVLVIKKVHDATILAPFVQLVHWLVHDKSMVVFVEAAVLDDRLLAEYGDFSSVKERLMTFRAGTDDLTDKIDFIICLGGDGTLLHASSLFQQSVPPVMAFHLGSLGFLTPFEFNNFQDQVMNVLEGHAALTLRSRLQCVVLRKSRDDKDGKEKKKPTTILVLNEVVVDRGPSPYLSNIDLFLDGKHITSVQGDGLIVSTPTGSTAYAVAAGASMIHPSVPAIMVTPICPHSLSFRPIVVPAGVELKIMPTLEARSAASVSFDGRSQVTLRPGDSLYVTTSVYPVPSICAQDQISDWFDSLAECLHWNVRKKQKQIDELSDMTHSSSDNLEELDHNHHDERPADT; encoded by the exons aAGGACGCGGTCCCTGAACGCACCGTCACCGATCCAACAGTTTGGACCATGCGGAAGGATAATGAAAAACTCGGCCATGGTTAT GCAAATCCAGGACCCGGCGTCGCAGCGGCTGACGTGGTACAAGCCGCCGCTGACGGTGCTGGTCATCAAGAAAGTGCACGACGCCACCATCCTGGCGCCTTTCGTGCAACTGGTGCACTGGCTGGTTCAT GACAAGAGCATGGTAGTCTTCGTGGAAGCAGCAGTTTTGGATGACAGACTGTTAGCCGAGTACGGAGACTTCTCTTCAGTGAAGGAACGGCTGATGACCTTCAGGGCTGGCACTGATGATCTCACAGAtaagattgacttcatcatctGTTTGGGCGGTGATGGCACGCTGTTGCATGCGAGCTCGCTGTTCCAG CAATCAGTCCCTCCTGTGATGGCATTCCACTTGGGTTCTCTAGGGTTCCTAACACCCTTCGAGTTCAATAACTTCCAGGATCAAGTCATGAACGTTCTGGAAG GTCACGCAGCCCTAACGTTACGTTCGCGTCTACAATGCGTGGTTTTGCGCAAGAGTCGCGACGACAAAGACGGTAAAGAGAAGAAGAAGCCCACTACGATACTGGTGCTCAACGAGGTGGTGGTAGATCGGGGACCTTCGCCTTACCTGTCCAATATCGACCTGTTTCTAGATGGGAAGCATATCACTTCGGTACAGGGAGACG GCCTAATAGTATCGACGCCAACTGGCAGCACAGCATACGCGGTGGCTGCCGGCGCCAGCATGATACACCCGTCAGTTCCCGCCATCATGGTGACGCCCATCTGCCCCCACTCCCTCTCCTTCAGGCCTATCGTTGTACCCGCTGGAGTCGAACTCAAG ATAATGCCCACGCTAGAGGCGCGTAGTGCCGCCAGTGTGTCGTTCGACGGGCGTTCGCAAGTCACGCTCAGGCCGGGCGATAG CCTGTACGTGACGACGTCAGTGTACCCCGTCCCGTCAATATGCGCGCAGGACCAAATCTCCGACTGGTTCGACTCTCTCGCCGAGTGCCTGCACTGGAACGttcgcaaaaaacaaaaacaaatcgaCGAACTCAGCGACATGACCCACTCCTCCAGCGATAACCTCGAGGAATTGGACCACAACCATCATGACGAGAGACCAGCTGACACATGA
- the LOC124638768 gene encoding NAD kinase-like isoform X6, with amino-acid sequence MDSKLLPMPKSKSRATTSVEAAEEEDRRTRSLNAPSPIQQFGPCGRIMKNSAMVMQIQDPASQRLTWYKPPLTVLVIKKVHDATILAPFVQLVHWLVHDKSMVVFVEAAVLDDRLLAEYGDFSSVKERLMTFRAGTDDLTDKIDFIICLGGDGTLLHASSLFQQSVPPVMAFHLGSLGFLTPFEFNNFQDQVMNVLEGHAALTLRSRLQCVVLRKSRDDKDGKEKKKPTTILVLNEVVVDRGPSPYLSNIDLFLDGKHITSVQGDGLIVSTPTGSTAYAVAAGASMIHPSVPAIMVTPICPHSLSFRPIVVPAGVELKIMPTLEARSAASVSFDGRSQVTLRPGDSLYVTTSVYPVPSICAQDQISDWFDSLAECLHWNVRKKQKQIDELSDMTHSSSDNLEELDHNHHDERPADT; translated from the exons aAGGACGCGGTCCCTGAACGCACCGTCACCGATCCAACAGTTTGGACCATGCGGAAGGATAATGAAAAACTCGGCCATGGTTAT GCAAATCCAGGACCCGGCGTCGCAGCGGCTGACGTGGTACAAGCCGCCGCTGACGGTGCTGGTCATCAAGAAAGTGCACGACGCCACCATCCTGGCGCCTTTCGTGCAACTGGTGCACTGGCTGGTTCAT GACAAGAGCATGGTAGTCTTCGTGGAAGCAGCAGTTTTGGATGACAGACTGTTAGCCGAGTACGGAGACTTCTCTTCAGTGAAGGAACGGCTGATGACCTTCAGGGCTGGCACTGATGATCTCACAGAtaagattgacttcatcatctGTTTGGGCGGTGATGGCACGCTGTTGCATGCGAGCTCGCTGTTCCAG CAATCAGTCCCTCCTGTGATGGCATTCCACTTGGGTTCTCTAGGGTTCCTAACACCCTTCGAGTTCAATAACTTCCAGGATCAAGTCATGAACGTTCTGGAAG GTCACGCAGCCCTAACGTTACGTTCGCGTCTACAATGCGTGGTTTTGCGCAAGAGTCGCGACGACAAAGACGGTAAAGAGAAGAAGAAGCCCACTACGATACTGGTGCTCAACGAGGTGGTGGTAGATCGGGGACCTTCGCCTTACCTGTCCAATATCGACCTGTTTCTAGATGGGAAGCATATCACTTCGGTACAGGGAGACG GCCTAATAGTATCGACGCCAACTGGCAGCACAGCATACGCGGTGGCTGCCGGCGCCAGCATGATACACCCGTCAGTTCCCGCCATCATGGTGACGCCCATCTGCCCCCACTCCCTCTCCTTCAGGCCTATCGTTGTACCCGCTGGAGTCGAACTCAAG ATAATGCCCACGCTAGAGGCGCGTAGTGCCGCCAGTGTGTCGTTCGACGGGCGTTCGCAAGTCACGCTCAGGCCGGGCGATAG CCTGTACGTGACGACGTCAGTGTACCCCGTCCCGTCAATATGCGCGCAGGACCAAATCTCCGACTGGTTCGACTCTCTCGCCGAGTGCCTGCACTGGAACGttcgcaaaaaacaaaaacaaatcgaCGAACTCAGCGACATGACCCACTCCTCCAGCGATAACCTCGAGGAATTGGACCACAACCATCATGACGAGAGACCAGCTGACACATGA
- the LOC124638768 gene encoding NAD kinase-like isoform X5 — translation MDSKLLPMPKSKSRATTSVEAAEEEDRCVLSRTRSLNAPSPIQQFGPCGRIMKNSAMVMQIQDPASQRLTWYKPPLTVLVIKKVHDATILAPFVQLVHWLVHDKSMVVFVEAAVLDDRLLAEYGDFSSVKERLMTFRAGTDDLTDKIDFIICLGGDGTLLHASSLFQQSVPPVMAFHLGSLGFLTPFEFNNFQDQVMNVLEGHAALTLRSRLQCVVLRKSRDDKDGKEKKKPTTILVLNEVVVDRGPSPYLSNIDLFLDGKHITSVQGDGLIVSTPTGSTAYAVAAGASMIHPSVPAIMVTPICPHSLSFRPIVVPAGVELKIALSPDARNAMWVSFDGRNRQALQHGDSLYVTTSVYPVPSICAQDQISDWFDSLAECLHWNVRKKQKQIDELSDMTHSSSDNLEELDHNHHDERPADT, via the exons aAGGACGCGGTCCCTGAACGCACCGTCACCGATCCAACAGTTTGGACCATGCGGAAGGATAATGAAAAACTCGGCCATGGTTAT GCAAATCCAGGACCCGGCGTCGCAGCGGCTGACGTGGTACAAGCCGCCGCTGACGGTGCTGGTCATCAAGAAAGTGCACGACGCCACCATCCTGGCGCCTTTCGTGCAACTGGTGCACTGGCTGGTTCAT GACAAGAGCATGGTAGTCTTCGTGGAAGCAGCAGTTTTGGATGACAGACTGTTAGCCGAGTACGGAGACTTCTCTTCAGTGAAGGAACGGCTGATGACCTTCAGGGCTGGCACTGATGATCTCACAGAtaagattgacttcatcatctGTTTGGGCGGTGATGGCACGCTGTTGCATGCGAGCTCGCTGTTCCAG CAATCAGTCCCTCCTGTGATGGCATTCCACTTGGGTTCTCTAGGGTTCCTAACACCCTTCGAGTTCAATAACTTCCAGGATCAAGTCATGAACGTTCTGGAAG GTCACGCAGCCCTAACGTTACGTTCGCGTCTACAATGCGTGGTTTTGCGCAAGAGTCGCGACGACAAAGACGGTAAAGAGAAGAAGAAGCCCACTACGATACTGGTGCTCAACGAGGTGGTGGTAGATCGGGGACCTTCGCCTTACCTGTCCAATATCGACCTGTTTCTAGATGGGAAGCATATCACTTCGGTACAGGGAGACG GCCTAATAGTATCGACGCCAACTGGCAGCACAGCATACGCGGTGGCTGCCGGCGCCAGCATGATACACCCGTCAGTTCCCGCCATCATGGTGACGCCCATCTGCCCCCACTCCCTCTCCTTCAGGCCTATCGTTGTACCCGCTGGAGTCGAACTCAAG atCGCTCTGTCCCCGGACGCGCGAAACGCGATGTGGGTGTCATTCGACGGGCGCAACCGACAAGCGTTGCAGCACGGAGATAG CCTGTACGTGACGACGTCAGTGTACCCCGTCCCGTCAATATGCGCGCAGGACCAAATCTCCGACTGGTTCGACTCTCTCGCCGAGTGCCTGCACTGGAACGttcgcaaaaaacaaaaacaaatcgaCGAACTCAGCGACATGACCCACTCCTCCAGCGATAACCTCGAGGAATTGGACCACAACCATCATGACGAGAGACCAGCTGACACATGA
- the LOC124638768 gene encoding NAD kinase-like isoform X9: MKNSAMVMQIQDPASQRLTWYKPPLTVLVIKKVHDATILAPFVQLVHWLVHDKSMVVFVEAAVLDDRLLAEYGDFSSVKERLMTFRAGTDDLTDKIDFIICLGGDGTLLHASSLFQQSVPPVMAFHLGSLGFLTPFEFNNFQDQVMNVLEGHAALTLRSRLQCVVLRKSRDDKDGKEKKKPTTILVLNEVVVDRGPSPYLSNIDLFLDGKHITSVQGDGLIVSTPTGSTAYAVAAGASMIHPSVPAIMVTPICPHSLSFRPIVVPAGVELKIALSPDARNAMWVSFDGRNRQALQHGDSLYVTTSVYPVPSICAQDQISDWFDSLAECLHWNVRKKQKQIDELSDMTHSSSDNLEELDHNHHDERPADT, from the exons ATGAAAAACTCGGCCATGGTTAT GCAAATCCAGGACCCGGCGTCGCAGCGGCTGACGTGGTACAAGCCGCCGCTGACGGTGCTGGTCATCAAGAAAGTGCACGACGCCACCATCCTGGCGCCTTTCGTGCAACTGGTGCACTGGCTGGTTCAT GACAAGAGCATGGTAGTCTTCGTGGAAGCAGCAGTTTTGGATGACAGACTGTTAGCCGAGTACGGAGACTTCTCTTCAGTGAAGGAACGGCTGATGACCTTCAGGGCTGGCACTGATGATCTCACAGAtaagattgacttcatcatctGTTTGGGCGGTGATGGCACGCTGTTGCATGCGAGCTCGCTGTTCCAG CAATCAGTCCCTCCTGTGATGGCATTCCACTTGGGTTCTCTAGGGTTCCTAACACCCTTCGAGTTCAATAACTTCCAGGATCAAGTCATGAACGTTCTGGAAG GTCACGCAGCCCTAACGTTACGTTCGCGTCTACAATGCGTGGTTTTGCGCAAGAGTCGCGACGACAAAGACGGTAAAGAGAAGAAGAAGCCCACTACGATACTGGTGCTCAACGAGGTGGTGGTAGATCGGGGACCTTCGCCTTACCTGTCCAATATCGACCTGTTTCTAGATGGGAAGCATATCACTTCGGTACAGGGAGACG GCCTAATAGTATCGACGCCAACTGGCAGCACAGCATACGCGGTGGCTGCCGGCGCCAGCATGATACACCCGTCAGTTCCCGCCATCATGGTGACGCCCATCTGCCCCCACTCCCTCTCCTTCAGGCCTATCGTTGTACCCGCTGGAGTCGAACTCAAG atCGCTCTGTCCCCGGACGCGCGAAACGCGATGTGGGTGTCATTCGACGGGCGCAACCGACAAGCGTTGCAGCACGGAGATAG CCTGTACGTGACGACGTCAGTGTACCCCGTCCCGTCAATATGCGCGCAGGACCAAATCTCCGACTGGTTCGACTCTCTCGCCGAGTGCCTGCACTGGAACGttcgcaaaaaacaaaaacaaatcgaCGAACTCAGCGACATGACCCACTCCTCCAGCGATAACCTCGAGGAATTGGACCACAACCATCATGACGAGAGACCAGCTGACACATGA
- the LOC124638768 gene encoding NAD kinase-like isoform X10, protein MKNSAMVMQIQDPASQRLTWYKPPLTVLVIKKVHDATILAPFVQLVHWLVHDKSMVVFVEAAVLDDRLLAEYGDFSSVKERLMTFRAGTDDLTDKIDFIICLGGDGTLLHASSLFQQSVPPVMAFHLGSLGFLTPFEFNNFQDQVMNVLEGHAALTLRSRLQCVVLRKSRDDKDGKEKKKPTTILVLNEVVVDRGPSPYLSNIDLFLDGKHITSVQGDGLIVSTPTGSTAYAVAAGASMIHPSVPAIMVTPICPHSLSFRPIVVPAGVELKIMPTLEARSAASVSFDGRSQVTLRPGDSLYVTTSVYPVPSICAQDQISDWFDSLAECLHWNVRKKQKQIDELSDMTHSSSDNLEELDHNHHDERPADT, encoded by the exons ATGAAAAACTCGGCCATGGTTAT GCAAATCCAGGACCCGGCGTCGCAGCGGCTGACGTGGTACAAGCCGCCGCTGACGGTGCTGGTCATCAAGAAAGTGCACGACGCCACCATCCTGGCGCCTTTCGTGCAACTGGTGCACTGGCTGGTTCAT GACAAGAGCATGGTAGTCTTCGTGGAAGCAGCAGTTTTGGATGACAGACTGTTAGCCGAGTACGGAGACTTCTCTTCAGTGAAGGAACGGCTGATGACCTTCAGGGCTGGCACTGATGATCTCACAGAtaagattgacttcatcatctGTTTGGGCGGTGATGGCACGCTGTTGCATGCGAGCTCGCTGTTCCAG CAATCAGTCCCTCCTGTGATGGCATTCCACTTGGGTTCTCTAGGGTTCCTAACACCCTTCGAGTTCAATAACTTCCAGGATCAAGTCATGAACGTTCTGGAAG GTCACGCAGCCCTAACGTTACGTTCGCGTCTACAATGCGTGGTTTTGCGCAAGAGTCGCGACGACAAAGACGGTAAAGAGAAGAAGAAGCCCACTACGATACTGGTGCTCAACGAGGTGGTGGTAGATCGGGGACCTTCGCCTTACCTGTCCAATATCGACCTGTTTCTAGATGGGAAGCATATCACTTCGGTACAGGGAGACG GCCTAATAGTATCGACGCCAACTGGCAGCACAGCATACGCGGTGGCTGCCGGCGCCAGCATGATACACCCGTCAGTTCCCGCCATCATGGTGACGCCCATCTGCCCCCACTCCCTCTCCTTCAGGCCTATCGTTGTACCCGCTGGAGTCGAACTCAAG ATAATGCCCACGCTAGAGGCGCGTAGTGCCGCCAGTGTGTCGTTCGACGGGCGTTCGCAAGTCACGCTCAGGCCGGGCGATAG CCTGTACGTGACGACGTCAGTGTACCCCGTCCCGTCAATATGCGCGCAGGACCAAATCTCCGACTGGTTCGACTCTCTCGCCGAGTGCCTGCACTGGAACGttcgcaaaaaacaaaaacaaatcgaCGAACTCAGCGACATGACCCACTCCTCCAGCGATAACCTCGAGGAATTGGACCACAACCATCATGACGAGAGACCAGCTGACACATGA